DNA from Spirochaetota bacterium:
AGTTAAGGGGTGCGGGAGCGCCTTTTCTTATGATTCCAAGCCTTTCCATAACATCGCCATCGCCTACATCTTCAATAGCAATATTGTGAGGAATGGTGCTTTCTAAAACAAAGAAATTATTGCCTGTTGAGTTATCAATATAAGCCTTAACTGGCATCTTTAGTTCGTTTATTCTATCAACTATCGTCTCAAGAGTGTCTCCTTTATAAACCTTTACCTCAACACCATTTATCTTGAAAGACATATCCCTATCCACCACAAAACCAGTTCCTGGTGTTGATGATCTTATTATCATATTTTCAGATGCGAATAGTCTATTGCCGTTGAGATTTATCTGAACAAAGTCAGTGGTATCAGCCTGTCTGAATATAATTCCATCATCTCCCATATATACAACCTTTTTAACTACTTCATAATCAAGATCCTCTGAGAGACCGTATTCAACTCTGAACGGAAGGTCTGTTTTATATCCTCCGTAGAGGTTAGTTTGCTTGTAATACGAGTTTGCAATACTAACAAGTTCCCTTATGAGTTGATCAACTTCTATCGCCATCTTCTTAGTATCGTCCTTTGTGTATGTTCCGTTTGCTGCCTGGACTGTAAGTTCCCTTATCCTTTGAAGTATGTCTGTGGCACTTTGAAGTGTTGAGTCTATTAGGTTGAGCTTCGCTTCACCTTCTTCAATGTTGGCTATGAATGTCTCTATCTCTTTTATTCTACTTTGGAACTGCATTGATGTGGTTGTGCCTACAGGATCATCTTCTGGTATCCTTATCTTACTCATACTCGTTAGATCCGTTTGTCTCTTGTTCATCTCAACCATTCTGTCCTTGAGATAGAAGAGAAATTCGTTTGATATGGAATTTTGAGTTACTCTACCTATCATACAAACCTCCCTGTTTAGTTTGATCTACCGTCATGGTAGAAATCAATAACTATGTTCGG
Protein-coding regions in this window:
- a CDS encoding flagellar hook-associated protein 3 codes for the protein MIGRVTQNSISNEFLFYLKDRMVEMNKRQTDLTSMSKIRIPEDDPVGTTTSMQFQSRIKEIETFIANIEEGEAKLNLIDSTLQSATDILQRIRELTVQAANGTYTKDDTKKMAIEVDQLIRELVSIANSYYKQTNLYGGYKTDLPFRVEYGLSEDLDYEVVKKVVYMGDDGIIFRQADTTDFVQINLNGNRLFASENMIIRSSTPGTGFVVDRDMSFKINGVEVKVYKGDTLETIVDRINELKMPVKAYIDNSTGNNFFVLESTIPHNIAIEDVGDGDVMERLGIIRKGAPAPLNYTPEAKIFVMSLFDVLIKIRDDMFAGRQQNLGGEDLSMIDNGLDNFLRYRAEVGARLERLKTVNIRLNTDIVYVKDILAKTQATDIPQTVIELRMLELTHQAGLQVGAKLMGLSLLNFLR